One Amaranthus tricolor cultivar Red isolate AtriRed21 chromosome 1, ASM2621246v1, whole genome shotgun sequence DNA window includes the following coding sequences:
- the LOC130799008 gene encoding uncharacterized protein LOC130799008 gives MNKGLYFLLFLFVIVNVDINGVQGDTMVTGTVFCDQCKDGQVSIFDYPLSGMRVTMVCPGSDGQMTRVGEDTTNMLGNYGITFDGTPDLSTCFTQISNVQDPNNKCGAVLGPPKSVKLMFSMFDMAMYGVDPLISQPAQPMSYCSTSSSPPTTPSPVTLPPPVGPVAPVTPSAPPKAPTPSFKLPPLPRMPPAPFLESSACSYQYWMKAEYKCYWVAVQPDMTVAEVFGPLAAQKYGTDLTLYASLEGRNDPYKTLLREATTALLNSWNSLRFAYFAPQVLHNFNAALMADSTPTVLRTALRFKRANTAFPCQFKTCKK, from the exons atgaacaagggTTTATACTTTCTGCTCTTTCTTTTTGTCATTGTTAATGTGGATATTAATGGAGTGCAAGGAGATACAATGGTCACTGGAACTGTCTTCTGTGACCAATGTAAAGATGGCCAAGTGTCCATCTTTGATTATCCTCTCTCtg GGATGAGGGTGACAATGGTATGTCCAGGGAGTGATGGGCAAATGACAAGAGTTGGGGAAGACACTACAAACATGTTAGGCAACTATGGCATAACCTTTGATGGAACCCCCGATTTAAGTACTTGTTTTACACAAATTTCAAATGTGCAAGACCCAAATAATAAATGTGGTGCTGTCCTTGGCCCACCAAAATCAGTTAAGCTAATGTTTAGCATGTTCGATATGGCAATGTATGGTGTTGATCCCTTAATTTCTCAGCCTGCTCAACCTATGTCTTATTGTTCTACCTCTTCTTCACCTCCTACTACTCCAAGCCCTGTCACATTACCACCACCGGTGGGTCCTGTCGCTCCAGTGACTCCATCAGCCCCGCCTAAGGCTCCGACTCCATCTTTTAAGCTCCCGCCTTTGCCTCGGATGCCACCTGCGCCCTTCTTGGAAAGTTCCGCATGCTCATAtca GTATTGGATGAAAGCAGAGTACAAATGTTACTGGGTAGCAGTGCAACCAGACATGACAGTAGCAGAAGTATTTGGTCCATTAGCAGCCCAAAAATACGGGACAGACTTAACATTATATGCAAGTCTTGAAGGCAGAAATGACCCTTACAAAACTCTTTTAAGGGAAGCAACAACCGCACTTCTTAACTCATGGAATAGTCTGCGTTTTGCTTACTTTGCACCTCAAGTTCTCCATAACTTCAATGCTGCTTTAATGGCGGATTCTACTCCAACTGTACTCCGCACTGCCTTGAGGTTCAAAAGGGCTAACACTGCTTTTCCTTGCCAATTCAAAACTTGCAAAAAGTGA
- the LOC130814670 gene encoding uncharacterized protein LOC130814670, translated as MDMLKWMCGNTMMDRIRNQEFREKLGIAPLSAKMRKNRLRWFGHVQRKIHNTPIRRIERIIVEGKRSRGRVRRTWEEQIKSDLYELHLSKDVTRDRGNWRRLIHVLDY; from the coding sequence ATGGATATGTTGAAGTGGATGTGTGgtaatactatgatggatagAATAAGAAATCAGGAGTTCAGGGAAAAGTTAGGGATTGCACCTCTCTCTGCAAAGATGAGGAAGAAcagattgagatggtttggacatgtgcagagaaagatcCATAACACCCCAATAAGAAGGATCGAacgcatcatagtggagggcaagagaagtcgaggaagagtTAGaagaacgtgggaggaacagattaaaagtgaccTGTACGAACTCCACCTCTCTAAAGACGTGACCAGGGATAGGGGCAATTGGCGGCGtcttatccacgtcttagattactaa
- the LOC130799002 gene encoding eukaryotic translation initiation factor 4B3 — protein sequence MAATVSSVWAKPGAWALDSEEHEDELKQQIMAPPSIPEPPASDFPSLAAAAAAKPKKKNKNKGQTLSLAEFSTYSAPKPSSFESKRLTQDEILILPTGPREKTAEELERPRLGGGFRNYGGGVGGDNSRVRVSERNSNRERDLGPSRADEVDDWSKTKKFNSFGGGSIDRPDRREKVGFFNSSRADEVDNWGANKSYVTPPEGPRRERRMGFESYSNGSGADSGNWLKKKEERGNVGGGVEADTWGRRESNGLGSGAGSGRPRLNLQPRTLPVVSNNNSNGGQSVTPTETKAKGANPFGEARPREEVLAEKGKDWKEIDEKLEAVKMKEVSNDDKSEVFGRKRGFGMGRPESSDNVRSWRKPDSAADAVSSPSGLSADATENSGNTAENTAESAEKVPEEN from the exons ATGGCGGCAACTGTTTCATCGGTCTGGGCCAAGCCTGGTGCTTGGGCTTTGGACTCTGAAGAACACGAAGATGAGCTTAAACAACAGATCATGGCTCCACCCTCTATACCCGAACCACCCGCCTCCGATTTCCCTTCTTTAGCCGCTGCAGCCGCCGCTAAACccaagaaaaagaacaagaacaagggTCAAACCCTTTCATTAGCCGAGTTTAGTACTTATTCGGCTCCTAAGCCGTCATCTTTTGAGTCAAAGAGGCTTACCCAAGATGAGATTCTTATCCTTCCTACTGGTCCACGTGAAAAAACTGCTGAAGAGCTTGAAAGACCTCGTCTTGGTGGTGGATTTAGAAACTACGGCGGCGGAGTTGGTGGGGATAattctagggttagggtttccGAAAGGAATTCTAATAGGGAAAGAGATTTGGGCCCTTCACGGGCTGATGAGGTTGATGATTGGTCTAAGACAAAGAAATTCAATTCTTTTGGCGGTGGGTCGATTGATAGGCCTGATAGAAGAGAAAAGGTTGGGTTTTTTAATTCAAGTAGGGCTGATGAGGTAGATAATTGGGGGgctaataaaagctatgttaCTCCACCGGAGGGTCCGAGAAGAGAGAGACGGATGGGGTTTGAGTCATACTCAAATGGGTCGGGTGCAGATTCGGGTAATTGGTTGAAAAAGAAGGAGGAGAGAGGTAATGTGGGTGGTGGTGTTGAGGCGGATACTTGGGGAAGGAGAGAAAGTAATGGGCTTGGTTCTGGTGCTGGAAGTGGAAGACCCAGATTGAATTTACAGCCAAGAACATTGCCTgttgttagtaataataatagcaatggAGGGCAGAGTGTTACTCCAACAGAGACGAAGGCCAAAGGGGCGAATCCGTTTGGCGAGGCGAGACCAAGGGAGGAAGTATTGGCGGAGAAAGGGAAAGATTGGAAGGAAATCGATGAGAAATTGGAGGCAGTGAAGATGAAGGAGGTGAGTAATGATGATAAGAGTGAAGTTTTTGGTAGAAAGAGGGGTTTTGGGATGGGAAGGCCCGAGTCAAGTGACAATGTTAGGAGTTGGAGGAAGCCTGACTCTGCTGCAGATGCTGTTAGTTCGCCTTCTGGATTGAG TGCGGATGCAACCGAGAACAGTGGCAATACCGCTGAAAATACTGCTGAGAGCGCTGAGAAGGTTCCGGAAGAGAATTGA
- the LOC130799016 gene encoding probable magnesium transporter NIPA6 isoform X3: MAEDNVRGLILAVSSSVFIGTSFILKKKGLRRAAASGTRAGYGGYTYLLEPLWWAGMTLMFVGEAANFVAYAYAPAVLVTPLGALSIIISAVLAHFMLKERLSKLGVLGCVSCIVGSVVIVLHAPQEETPTSVQQIWDLASQPAFLIYVVASISIVAVLILHLEPRYGLSNVLVYLGICSLIGSLTVVSIKAIGIAIKLTLEGTNQLIFPQTWFFMTVGAACVITQLNYLNKALDTFNAAIVSPIYYVMFTTLTIIASAIMFKDWSGQDASSIASEICGFITVLTGTIILHATREQEQTSNSADLRANAGSANWYSGGESQKLGEEEHLITLHNTDYFD, encoded by the exons ATGGCGGAGGATAATGTAAGGGGGTTGATATTAGCAGTGAGTTCAAGTGTGTTTATAGGAACAAGCTTTATATTGAAGAAGAAGGGTCTACGCCGTGCTGCTGCTAGTGGCACCCGCGCAG GATATGGAGGATACACTTATTTGCTAGAGCCACTTTGGTGGGCAGGAATGACTTTAA TGTTTGTTGGAGAGGCTGCAAACTTTGTGGCTTACGCTTATGCTCCAGCTGTTTTGGTAACACCACTTGGAGCATTAAGTATTATAATAAG TGCAGTTTTGGCGCACTTCATGCTTAAGGAAAGACTTTCAAAGCTGGGAGTACTGGGATGCGTGTCTTGTATAGTCGGGTCGGTGGTGATTGTTCTTCATGCACCACAAGAGGAAACACCAACTTCTGTTCAGCAAATCTGGGATCTGGCAAGTCAACCAG CTTTCTTGATTTATGTGGTGGCTTCAATATCCATAGTGGCTGTTTTGATTTTGCACTTGGAGCCACGCTATGGGCTGTCAAATGTGCTTGTTTACTTGGGTATATGTTCGTTAATTGGTTCTTTGACG GTTGTGAGCATCAAGGCAATTGGAATTGCCATTAAACTCACTCTAGAAGGGACAAACCAGCTTATATTTCCACAGACTTGGTTTTTCATGACTGTGGGAGCAGCCTGTGTCATCACACAATTGAATTACCTGAACAAG GCACTTGATACTTTTAACGCAGCTATTGTATCTCCAATATATTATGTAATGTTCACAACCCTAACTATCATTGCAAGTGCAATTATGTTCAAG GATTGGTCGGGTCAAGATGCAAGCAGCATAGCTTCTGAAATATGTGGCTTTATAACTGTCCTGACTGGAACAATCATATTGCATGCGACAAGAGAGCAAGAACAAACCAGCAACTCTG CAGATTTACGAGCCAATGCAGGATCTGCAAATTGGTATTCTGGTGGAGAGAGTCAAAAACTGGGTGAAGAGGAGCACCTCATTACATTGCACAACACAGATTATTTCGACTGA
- the LOC130799016 gene encoding probable magnesium transporter NIPA6 isoform X1 — MAEDNVRGLILAVSSSVFIGTSFILKKKGLRRAAASGTRAGYGGYTYLLEPLWWAGMTLMFVGEAANFVAYAYAPAVLVTPLGALSIIISAVLAHFMLKERLSKLGVLGCVSCIVGSVVIVLHAPQEETPTSVQQIWDLASQPAFLIYVVASISIVAVLILHLEPRYGLSNVLVYLGICSLIGSLTVVSIKAIGIAIKLTLEGTNQLIFPQTWFFMTVGAACVITQLNYLNKALDTFNAAIVSPIYYVMFTTLTIIASAIMFKDWSGQDASSIASEICGFITVLTGTIILHATREQEQTSNSDLRANAGSANWYSGGESQKLGEEEHLITLHNTDYFD, encoded by the exons ATGGCGGAGGATAATGTAAGGGGGTTGATATTAGCAGTGAGTTCAAGTGTGTTTATAGGAACAAGCTTTATATTGAAGAAGAAGGGTCTACGCCGTGCTGCTGCTAGTGGCACCCGCGCAG GATATGGAGGATACACTTATTTGCTAGAGCCACTTTGGTGGGCAGGAATGACTTTAA TGTTTGTTGGAGAGGCTGCAAACTTTGTGGCTTACGCTTATGCTCCAGCTGTTTTGGTAACACCACTTGGAGCATTAAGTATTATAATAAG TGCAGTTTTGGCGCACTTCATGCTTAAGGAAAGACTTTCAAAGCTGGGAGTACTGGGATGCGTGTCTTGTATAGTCGGGTCGGTGGTGATTGTTCTTCATGCACCACAAGAGGAAACACCAACTTCTGTTCAGCAAATCTGGGATCTGGCAAGTCAACCAG CTTTCTTGATTTATGTGGTGGCTTCAATATCCATAGTGGCTGTTTTGATTTTGCACTTGGAGCCACGCTATGGGCTGTCAAATGTGCTTGTTTACTTGGGTATATGTTCGTTAATTGGTTCTTTGACG GTTGTGAGCATCAAGGCAATTGGAATTGCCATTAAACTCACTCTAGAAGGGACAAACCAGCTTATATTTCCACAGACTTGGTTTTTCATGACTGTGGGAGCAGCCTGTGTCATCACACAATTGAATTACCTGAACAAG GCACTTGATACTTTTAACGCAGCTATTGTATCTCCAATATATTATGTAATGTTCACAACCCTAACTATCATTGCAAGTGCAATTATGTTCAAG GATTGGTCGGGTCAAGATGCAAGCAGCATAGCTTCTGAAATATGTGGCTTTATAACTGTCCTGACTGGAACAATCATATTGCATGCGACAAGAGAGCAAGAACAAACCAGCAACTCTG ATTTACGAGCCAATGCAGGATCTGCAAATTGGTATTCTGGTGGAGAGAGTCAAAAACTGGGTGAAGAGGAGCACCTCATTACATTGCACAACACAGATTATTTCGACTGA
- the LOC130799016 gene encoding probable magnesium transporter NIPA6 isoform X2, with protein MTLMFVGEAANFVAYAYAPAVLVTPLGALSIIISAVLAHFMLKERLSKLGVLGCVSCIVGSVVIVLHAPQEETPTSVQQIWDLASQPAFLIYVVASISIVAVLILHLEPRYGLSNVLVYLGICSLIGSLTVVSIKAIGIAIKLTLEGTNQLIFPQTWFFMTVGAACVITQLNYLNKALDTFNAAIVSPIYYVMFTTLTIIASAIMFKDWSGQDASSIASEICGFITVLTGTIILHATREQEQTSNSADLRANAGSANWYSGGESQKLGEEEHLITLHNTDYFD; from the exons ATGACTTTAA TGTTTGTTGGAGAGGCTGCAAACTTTGTGGCTTACGCTTATGCTCCAGCTGTTTTGGTAACACCACTTGGAGCATTAAGTATTATAATAAG TGCAGTTTTGGCGCACTTCATGCTTAAGGAAAGACTTTCAAAGCTGGGAGTACTGGGATGCGTGTCTTGTATAGTCGGGTCGGTGGTGATTGTTCTTCATGCACCACAAGAGGAAACACCAACTTCTGTTCAGCAAATCTGGGATCTGGCAAGTCAACCAG CTTTCTTGATTTATGTGGTGGCTTCAATATCCATAGTGGCTGTTTTGATTTTGCACTTGGAGCCACGCTATGGGCTGTCAAATGTGCTTGTTTACTTGGGTATATGTTCGTTAATTGGTTCTTTGACG GTTGTGAGCATCAAGGCAATTGGAATTGCCATTAAACTCACTCTAGAAGGGACAAACCAGCTTATATTTCCACAGACTTGGTTTTTCATGACTGTGGGAGCAGCCTGTGTCATCACACAATTGAATTACCTGAACAAG GCACTTGATACTTTTAACGCAGCTATTGTATCTCCAATATATTATGTAATGTTCACAACCCTAACTATCATTGCAAGTGCAATTATGTTCAAG GATTGGTCGGGTCAAGATGCAAGCAGCATAGCTTCTGAAATATGTGGCTTTATAACTGTCCTGACTGGAACAATCATATTGCATGCGACAAGAGAGCAAGAACAAACCAGCAACTCTG CAGATTTACGAGCCAATGCAGGATCTGCAAATTGGTATTCTGGTGGAGAGAGTCAAAAACTGGGTGAAGAGGAGCACCTCATTACATTGCACAACACAGATTATTTCGACTGA
- the LOC130799055 gene encoding tetraspanin-2-like codes for MGLSNNLTATVNFIALLCSIPITASGLWLASKPDNECVHLFRWPVVVLGFSILVISLMGFVGAYYYKEGLLALYLCCMAILITLLLVVLIFAFAVTTSDGSVWVPGRGYKEYRLEGFSSWFRNHVTNDENWYKIRNCLIDTNFCAKLTSQFVGAPDFFVAHISPLQSGCCKPPELCGYQYVNPTMWTNPTNPAADPDCTLWSSDQSQLCYNCNSCKAGLLGNLRNEWRKANIILIVTVIVLICVYVIACSAFRNAQNKDLFRKNKS; via the exons ATGGGATTAAGCAACAACCTAACAGCAACAGTAAACTTCATAGCTCTCCTATGTTCAATCCCCATCACAGCTTCGGGCCTTTGGCTGGCTTCCAAGCCCGACAATGAGTGTGTCCATCTCTTCCGTTGGCCCGTCGTTGTGCTGGGCTTCAGCATCTTAGTCATATCCTTAATGGGCTTTGTTGGGGCTTACTACTACAAAGAAGGCCTCTTAGCTCTTTACCTTTGTTGTATGGCTATACTAATCACTCTGCTTCTTGTTGTACTCATATTTGCATTTGCTGTAACCACATCCGATGGGTCTGTCTGGGTTCCGGGTCGTGGGTATAAAGAGTATAGACTTGAAGGATTCTCTAGCTGGTTTCGGAACCATGTTACAAATGATGAGAATTGGTATAAGATTAGGAATTGTTTGATTGATACCAATTTTTGTGCTAAGCTTACTTCTCAGTTTGTTGGTGCTCCTGATTTCTTTGTTGCTCATATATCTCCTCTCCAG TCGGGATGCTGTAAACCTCCAGAACTGTGTGGTTACCAGTATGTAAACCCAACAATGTGGACCAACCCGACAAACCCAGCAGCTGACCCAGATTGTACATTATGGAGCTCCGACCAAAGCCAACTATGCTACAACTGCAACTCCTGCAAAGCTGGCCTGTTAGGAAACCTAAGGAATGAATGGCGGAAAGCGAATATTATCCTCATTGTGACAGTCATTGTGCTCATTTGCGTTTACGTGATCGCTTGCAGTGCATTCAGGAATGCACAAAATAAAGATCTCTTTCGGAAAAACAAGTCTTAA